The nucleotide window GCGCATTTCCGATGCCTACACCAACATCACCACGGTAAAGCTGTTCTCGCACTCCAAACGCGAGGCGCACTTTGCCCGCGCTGCCATGGAGGACTTCAAGCAAACCGGCTTTCGCCAGATGCGCCTGGTCAGCCAGTTCGAAATCGTCAACCAGGCACTGGTAGTGGGCTTGATCTTTGGTGCAGGCGGCTACGCGTTGTGGCTGTGGCACCAGGGCCAGGTCGGCACAGGGGCGGTCGCGGCCATTACCGCCATGGCCCTGCGTATCAACGGTATGTCGCACTGGATCATGTGGCAGATGACCTCGCTGTTCGAGAACATCGGCACCGTGCAGGACGGCATGGCCACCCTCACCCGCGGCCCCAAGGTACAGGATGCGCCGGGTGCCACCGAGCTGGTAACCGGCGGCGGCGCGGTGAGCTTCGACAAGGTCTGCTTCAACTACAACGGCGAGCGCCAGGTGCTCAACGACCTGAGCCTGCATATTCGCCCGGGCGAAAAGGTGGGGCTGGTCGGCCGTTCCGGCGCCGGCAAGTCCACCTTGATCAACCTGTTGTTGCGCTTCTACGACGTGGACAGTGGCGAAATCCGCATCGATGGGCAGAACGTCGCCAAGGTGACGCAAGACAGCCTGCGCAGCGCCATCGGCATGGTCACCCAGGACACCTCGCTGTTGCACCGCTCGATCCGTGACAACATCGCCTATGGGCGCCCGGACGCAACCGACGCGCAAATCCGCGCCGCTGCAGCCAATGCCCAGGCCGATGGTTTCATCAGCCAGCTCAGCGACCGCCAGGGCCACAACGGTTACGACACCTTGGTGGGCGAGCGCGGTATCAAGCTGTCTGGCGGCCAGCGCCAGCGCATCGCCATTGCCCGGGTAATGCTGAAGAACGCACCGATCCTGCTGCTGGACGAAGCCACCAGTGCGCTGGACTCGGAAGTGGAAGTGGCGATTCAGGAAAGCCTGGACGAAATGATGCAGGGCAAGACCGTCATCGCCATCGCCCACCGGTTGTCGACGATTGCCGCCATGGACCGGCTGATCGTGATGGATGAAGGGCGCATCATCGAGCAAGGTACCCACGCCGAGCTGTTGG belongs to Pseudomonas putida NBRC 14164 and includes:
- a CDS encoding ABC transporter ATP-binding protein; this translates as MLRIFERWLDPFPPDEVPPPPVGLLRFMWACTRGARGYILALALLSAGVSIYEAWLFAFLGQVVDLLSAWQAGGAAASTQESHVLWGIGIVLVTSIGLVALRTLVQHQVLAINLPLRLRWDFHRLMLRQSLSFFSDEFSGRVTTKVMQTALAVREVLFTLIEILPGIGVYFIAIIALAGGFALKLMLPFIAWLVLFGLAMLYFVPRLGKVGQEQANARSSMTGRISDAYTNITTVKLFSHSKREAHFARAAMEDFKQTGFRQMRLVSQFEIVNQALVVGLIFGAGGYALWLWHQGQVGTGAVAAITAMALRINGMSHWIMWQMTSLFENIGTVQDGMATLTRGPKVQDAPGATELVTGGGAVSFDKVCFNYNGERQVLNDLSLHIRPGEKVGLVGRSGAGKSTLINLLLRFYDVDSGEIRIDGQNVAKVTQDSLRSAIGMVTQDTSLLHRSIRDNIAYGRPDATDAQIRAAAANAQADGFISQLSDRQGHNGYDTLVGERGIKLSGGQRQRIAIARVMLKNAPILLLDEATSALDSEVEVAIQESLDEMMQGKTVIAIAHRLSTIAAMDRLIVMDEGRIIEQGTHAELLAKNGTYARLWQHQSGGFLGEDQGVAEAIE